The Nitrospiraceae bacterium genome window below encodes:
- the msrB gene encoding peptide-methionine (R)-S-oxide reductase MsrB: MPAKIEIGPIVKVVKSDEEWKKQLAQLAYQVLRHEETERAFTNPLHENHASGIYYCAGCELPLFSSEHKFDSGTGWPSFWQPLDPKVIETRTDTKFFMTRVEVHCARCGGHQGHVFNDGPKPTGLRYCINGVALKFIPA, encoded by the coding sequence ATGCCAGCCAAGATTGAAATAGGCCCGATTGTGAAAGTGGTGAAGTCCGATGAGGAATGGAAGAAGCAGCTCGCGCAGCTTGCCTACCAGGTGCTGCGCCATGAAGAGACCGAGCGGGCCTTTACCAATCCGCTGCACGAGAACCATGCCTCGGGCATCTACTACTGCGCCGGATGCGAGTTGCCGCTGTTTTCCTCGGAACACAAATTCGACAGCGGGACCGGCTGGCCGAGTTTCTGGCAGCCGCTCGATCCCAAAGTGATCGAAACCCGCACCGACACGAAATTCTTCATGACCCGCGTCGAAGTCCACTGCGCCCGCTGCGGCGGCCACCAGGGCCACGTGTTCAACGACGGGCCGAAACCGACGGGCCTGCGCTACTGCATCAACGGCGTGGCGCTGAAGTTCATTCCGGCATGA
- a CDS encoding response regulator, translated as MNAADRMPSSPSILLVDDERSVCELTGTILELNGFKVSRAMSGGEALQLFEQAPERFGLLVADVMMPIMSGPTLVQRLRSHHPTLPVLFVSGLVSQHNFEGTLGGWFLQKPYSSSLLVRKVREILNAPSPVMRLPSR; from the coding sequence ATGAATGCAGCCGATCGCATGCCATCCAGTCCCTCTATTCTTCTCGTAGACGATGAACGCTCCGTCTGTGAGCTCACCGGGACGATTTTGGAGCTGAATGGCTTCAAAGTGTCTCGTGCGATGAGCGGTGGAGAGGCACTGCAGTTATTCGAGCAGGCGCCTGAACGATTCGGTCTGCTCGTGGCCGATGTCATGATGCCGATCATGTCGGGGCCGACGCTGGTGCAACGGCTCAGATCCCACCATCCGACCTTGCCCGTCCTGTTTGTCTCGGGTCTGGTCTCTCAGCATAACTTCGAAGGGACCCTGGGGGGCTGGTTTCTCCAAAAGCCCTATTCGTCCTCTCTGCTCGTCAGAAAAGTCCGCGAAATCCTCAATGCCCCCTCGCCCGTGATGCGATTGCCTTCCCGTTAG
- a CDS encoding DsbA family protein, with protein sequence MRRSVLYSDFNCPFCYAMHERLHDSGLMQAVEWRGVQHAPHLPTPMQRWSGHLGAELRQEVTVVRRLAPELSIVVPKGKPNTRAAIEAAIRALRMDAAGAAGFIRSLYRLFWVEGKDISDPEILQEAGQRQGFEPGRIASPSAEDVSPIVERWAAGWADAEHAGVPLLEREDRCILVGLVAVEEIQGFLAHH encoded by the coding sequence ATGCGTCGATCCGTGCTCTACAGCGATTTCAATTGCCCGTTTTGCTATGCGATGCACGAGCGGTTGCACGACAGCGGCCTCATGCAGGCGGTGGAATGGCGCGGTGTGCAGCATGCTCCCCACCTACCGACGCCGATGCAACGCTGGTCCGGCCACCTGGGAGCGGAGTTGCGGCAGGAGGTGACGGTGGTGCGACGCTTGGCGCCGGAGCTGTCCATCGTGGTGCCGAAGGGCAAACCGAACACCCGCGCAGCGATCGAGGCTGCAATTCGAGCGCTTCGGATGGACGCGGCCGGAGCCGCGGGATTTATCCGATCCCTCTATCGACTGTTTTGGGTGGAAGGGAAGGACATCTCTGATCCGGAGATCTTGCAAGAAGCGGGACAACGACAAGGGTTCGAGCCTGGCCGGATCGCGTCACCGTCGGCGGAGGACGTCAGTCCGATTGTGGAACGCTGGGCTGCGGGGTGGGCCGACGCCGAACACGCGGGGGTACCGCTGCTGGAACGAGAAGATCGTTGCATCCTTGTCGGGCTGGTTGCCGTGGAAGAAATTCAGGGATTTTTGGCTCACCATTAA
- a CDS encoding response regulator yields MSLPESEVSSHSCQPVGRLLPDDYRSLLDSLAEAVFVVNRQGVVTNVNHAVYGLMGRHTGIVGVRLHDLLSCGGLGLVPAYCPIDRVLESSSPLQSATVSLDRPDGACIELEMEVRPNPHAQEGTAAFVICRDLTTQREAEREVSRAAKLTEQAPHPIVEFDQDCTICYANAAVIGLLHEMGNGATDPSILLPKDLPRILSHCVSSGETMERLEVGIGDRHLSWSFFPIERTTLVRAYGLDISASVELRKAKERAEETARTKTMFLATVSHDLRTPMTGVLGCAELLRQGTLSPEQQSYVETIQRSGEALIALVNDVLDLSKIESGKMRLEVADVDVRMLLRDVVLLLSEISRKKGITVQTEVADDVPGSFRGDPIRLRQILFNLVGNALKFTDRGGVDIRVAKQQNPDRESDAAVLRWEIADTGIGITPEQRTRLFQRYQQADESITRRFGGTGLGLAICKDLVEMMGGVIDVESVPGVGSRFWFTTRLLPAISRAVDLTMRRPSEIQTGMADRKLLSRPARVLVVDDNNVNQVVACKFLQKLGCQVEVASNGREAIEASARTEYDVILMDCHMPEIDGYEATRKIRHAAPSAQSQPIIIALTGSVEHDDHQRCRESGMDDVLGKPLTITNLRTKLVQVGLIAG; encoded by the coding sequence ATGTCATTGCCGGAGTCCGAGGTGTCATCACATTCCTGCCAGCCGGTCGGTCGGCTTCTGCCGGACGACTACCGGTCGTTGCTGGACTCTTTGGCAGAAGCGGTATTCGTGGTGAATCGGCAGGGGGTCGTCACGAACGTCAACCATGCCGTGTACGGTCTGATGGGCCGGCACACCGGTATCGTCGGGGTGCGATTGCATGATCTGCTGAGCTGCGGGGGCCTCGGACTGGTGCCGGCCTATTGTCCCATCGATCGAGTTCTCGAATCCTCCTCGCCGCTTCAATCTGCGACCGTCTCCTTGGATCGTCCTGATGGAGCGTGTATTGAATTGGAAATGGAAGTCAGGCCGAACCCCCATGCTCAAGAGGGCACGGCGGCCTTCGTCATCTGTCGAGACTTGACGACCCAGCGGGAGGCTGAGCGTGAAGTCAGTCGTGCGGCCAAGCTGACCGAACAGGCGCCCCACCCGATCGTGGAGTTCGATCAAGACTGCACGATCTGCTACGCGAATGCGGCCGTGATCGGGCTGTTGCACGAAATGGGAAACGGCGCGACCGATCCCTCAATCCTGTTGCCGAAAGACTTGCCGAGAATCTTGAGTCACTGCGTGAGTTCGGGTGAGACCATGGAAAGACTGGAGGTCGGCATCGGGGACCGGCATCTGTCTTGGTCGTTCTTTCCCATCGAACGGACCACGCTGGTTCGGGCCTACGGCCTCGACATTTCGGCTTCGGTGGAATTGCGGAAGGCAAAGGAACGGGCAGAGGAAACCGCACGGACCAAGACCATGTTCCTCGCGACGGTCAGCCATGACTTGCGGACACCGATGACCGGTGTGTTGGGTTGCGCAGAGTTGTTGCGCCAGGGAACGCTGTCTCCCGAACAGCAAAGCTATGTCGAAACGATCCAACGGTCCGGAGAAGCGCTCATCGCGTTGGTGAATGACGTCCTGGATCTGTCGAAAATCGAGTCGGGAAAAATGCGGCTGGAAGTGGCGGATGTGGACGTTCGGATGCTGCTGCGTGACGTCGTCCTGCTGCTGTCGGAGATCTCGCGCAAAAAGGGTATCACGGTACAAACGGAGGTGGCTGACGATGTTCCGGGCTCTTTCCGTGGCGACCCCATTCGTCTGCGACAAATTTTGTTCAATCTCGTGGGGAACGCCCTCAAATTCACCGACCGGGGAGGCGTCGATATTCGAGTGGCAAAGCAGCAGAACCCTGACCGAGAATCCGACGCCGCTGTACTTCGTTGGGAAATCGCAGACACGGGCATCGGTATTACGCCTGAGCAGCGCACGCGGTTGTTTCAACGCTACCAACAGGCGGATGAGTCCATCACCAGGCGTTTCGGAGGAACCGGGCTGGGGTTGGCCATTTGCAAGGATTTGGTGGAGATGATGGGGGGCGTCATCGATGTCGAGAGCGTACCGGGTGTCGGCAGCCGGTTTTGGTTTACGACCAGATTGCTCCCGGCGATTTCCCGCGCCGTTGATCTGACGATGAGGCGGCCTTCGGAGATACAAACCGGCATGGCTGATCGGAAGCTACTGTCGCGCCCCGCGCGCGTACTCGTGGTGGACGACAACAACGTCAACCAGGTGGTGGCGTGTAAGTTTCTCCAGAAGCTGGGCTGTCAGGTCGAAGTTGCCTCAAACGGCAGGGAAGCTATCGAGGCGTCCGCCCGCACGGAGTACGATGTCATCTTGATGGATTGTCACATGCCGGAAATCGACGGGTATGAGGCGACACGGAAAATTCGGCACGCGGCCCCTTCCGCACAAAGTCAGCCGATTATTATCGCGCTGACCGGCAGCGTGGAGCATGATGATCATCAGCGCTGTCGCGAATCTGGGATGGATGATGTCCTCGGTAAACCGCTCACCATCACCAACCTGCGAACAAAATTGGTTCAGGTCGGCCTCATCGCCGGGTAA
- a CDS encoding cyclase family protein yields the protein MTSTNTLGVLTLGFMLSVIACAPGSTSAGQIVDLTYALDGTTHAWPGNLPFSRESTAWGETAQGYWYASGQFTMSEHAGTHMDAPIHFAKGQLSVDDIPLDRLMGPAVVLDVRRSVEADWDYRLSIQDIQQWESNHGSVPPGSLVLLFTGWGTGWSDRARYFGSSAPDKPGTLHFPGYSREAVEYLIAKRSIRGIGIDTASVDYGPSQDFPVHQVLNGAGLYALENVAHLDRVPTTGASVIALPLKIKGGSGGPVRIIAVLP from the coding sequence ATGACTTCTACAAATACTTTAGGTGTGCTCACCTTGGGGTTCATGCTCTCGGTGATCGCTTGTGCGCCAGGATCGACCTCGGCTGGGCAAATCGTCGACTTGACCTATGCCTTGGATGGCACCACGCACGCATGGCCGGGGAATCTCCCATTTTCGCGGGAAAGCACGGCTTGGGGTGAGACGGCGCAAGGCTATTGGTATGCCTCGGGGCAGTTCACGATGTCCGAGCATGCCGGCACCCACATGGATGCACCCATCCATTTTGCCAAGGGACAGTTGTCGGTGGATGACATTCCCCTCGATCGTCTGATGGGCCCCGCGGTGGTGCTGGACGTGCGTCGGTCGGTTGAGGCTGATTGGGATTATCGCCTGTCGATTCAGGACATCCAGCAGTGGGAATCGAATCATGGTTCCGTTCCTCCCGGGTCCCTGGTGCTTCTCTTTACGGGGTGGGGGACAGGCTGGTCCGATCGTGCGCGGTATTTCGGGAGCAGTGCGCCAGACAAACCCGGTACGCTGCATTTCCCAGGCTACTCTCGTGAAGCGGTGGAGTATCTGATCGCTAAGCGCTCCATCAGGGGAATCGGTATCGATACGGCAAGCGTGGATTACGGACCCTCGCAGGACTTTCCAGTGCATCAGGTCCTCAACGGGGCGGGGTTGTATGCCTTGGAGAACGTGGCCCACTTGGATCGGGTGCCGACCACCGGCGCCTCGGTCATCGCGTTGCCCTTGAAGATCAAAGGAGGGTCCGGGGGACCAGTACGGATTATTGCGGTCCTGCCGTGA
- a CDS encoding DUF3391 domain-containing protein yields the protein MSTTDPSGANAIDEGTSRLHPIPLATLRIGMYVHLNCSWFLHPFAHQQFKLSSEDQIQRIVALNLPILVDPSKSDVPLEIDPPASDDAPMESTEAADANAEAIAAPPLPTPPTPKEPKPQSLDNYLSDLREAEQLCKGACADFQQAFSELGAGHDTGVAGAKTVINQLVPLVSDETVTGALSGLMNSLQMDERDARHALNVSVISMMVGQQLELSAEDIKVLGIGALLHDVGERKLSPEILARRGSLSAEDQIIYAGHPDLGLDVLQDIPSFPAEALRIIQLHHERIDGSGYPRQVSGEYLSLLTKIVMVADVYDDLVQPAPPKRPLTPSEALAYLFRHTQRTLPREIVVSLIQTLSVYPPGTIVELVNGAYGLVLNVNRQERLKPLVLVYTPAESESEPLVVNLMTDPNRAIAQRAARHRLSPRVLKYLDLTRWLSYFLRGSTSPPNETISR from the coding sequence GTGAGCACCACGGACCCATCAGGAGCCAATGCGATCGACGAAGGAACGTCGAGGCTCCATCCCATCCCTCTCGCGACCCTCCGCATCGGAATGTACGTGCACCTCAACTGCTCCTGGTTCTTGCACCCCTTCGCCCACCAACAGTTCAAGCTCTCCTCCGAAGATCAGATTCAACGGATCGTCGCCCTGAATCTCCCCATCCTGGTCGATCCATCAAAGTCCGACGTTCCACTCGAGATCGATCCGCCGGCGAGTGACGACGCACCGATGGAATCGACCGAGGCGGCCGACGCCAATGCGGAGGCCATCGCCGCTCCCCCACTGCCCACACCGCCGACGCCGAAGGAGCCGAAGCCGCAGAGTCTGGACAACTACCTCTCCGATTTGCGCGAAGCCGAGCAGCTGTGCAAGGGCGCCTGTGCGGATTTTCAGCAGGCGTTCAGCGAGCTTGGGGCCGGCCATGACACCGGAGTCGCCGGAGCCAAGACCGTAATTAACCAGCTCGTGCCCCTGGTGTCCGATGAAACGGTCACGGGCGCACTCAGCGGCTTGATGAATTCCCTCCAGATGGACGAGAGAGATGCGCGACACGCTCTGAACGTCTCGGTGATCTCCATGATGGTGGGCCAGCAACTGGAGTTGTCTGCGGAGGACATCAAGGTGCTGGGCATCGGAGCCTTGCTTCACGATGTCGGGGAGCGAAAACTTTCACCGGAGATATTGGCTCGTCGAGGCTCGCTCAGCGCCGAAGACCAGATTATCTACGCCGGCCATCCGGATCTGGGGCTGGATGTCCTACAGGACATCCCTTCCTTTCCTGCCGAGGCGCTTCGCATCATACAGTTGCACCATGAGCGAATCGATGGATCAGGGTATCCGCGGCAAGTGTCGGGTGAATACCTGTCGCTGCTGACGAAGATCGTGATGGTGGCGGACGTATACGACGACTTGGTGCAACCCGCGCCCCCCAAACGCCCCCTCACACCGAGCGAGGCCTTGGCTTACCTGTTCCGCCATACCCAACGAACGCTGCCCCGAGAGATCGTCGTCTCCCTGATTCAAACGCTCAGCGTCTATCCGCCGGGCACGATCGTCGAACTCGTGAACGGCGCATACGGCCTGGTGTTAAACGTGAATCGGCAAGAACGACTGAAACCACTCGTGCTGGTCTATACCCCCGCCGAGTCGGAGTCGGAACCGCTGGTGGTGAACCTCATGACCGACCCGAATAGGGCGATCGCCCAGCGGGCGGCTCGCCATCGCCTTTCCCCTCGTGTTCTCAAGTACTTAGACCTCACCCGCTGGCTGTCGTACTTCTTGCGCGGCAGCACCTCACCCCCCAACGAAACCATTTCTAGGTAA
- a CDS encoding DUF3391 domain-containing protein codes for MGMYVDLNCSWFKHPFPWRSFKITSESQLATIRGLHLSSVLVYPSESNNDTASNAPAAESKPSAPAVTGTQKEQSAAIPIALSQADYQQTVSLGIQVYQQVVQRSAQMMKDLCSGSIEGLNNAKLMINSISTLIANTEAASTMASMFDAEELDNASVLHALNVGTMSMMVARHFKIDEEDLRLIGMAGLLHDIGERRIPLRIVRNRSRLSRVEMQEYQRHPQFAVDMLKQFPSFPEEVLDIIRNHHERLDGSGYPNKLKAEQIPLPTRIVSAVEHYDSCINNQEAEQAMSPAEALAHMYKNQKHLFASEVVVAMIQTFGVYPPGTVVALTDGTFGLVLNINLELRLKPLILAYNPASPKGRPEIVDLAQVGDRSIVRALSKNELPQEIKEYLQLKRWTGYFIQSSIHTIQEQAA; via the coding sequence GTGGGCATGTACGTTGATCTCAACTGCTCATGGTTCAAGCATCCGTTCCCGTGGAGATCCTTCAAGATTACGTCCGAAAGCCAGCTGGCAACGATCCGTGGGCTCCATTTGTCGTCTGTGCTGGTCTATCCCAGCGAATCGAACAATGACACTGCGAGCAATGCGCCTGCAGCGGAATCCAAACCGTCTGCGCCGGCCGTCACCGGCACGCAGAAAGAGCAGTCGGCGGCAATTCCCATTGCGCTCAGCCAGGCCGACTACCAACAGACCGTGAGTTTGGGCATCCAGGTCTACCAGCAAGTCGTGCAACGCAGCGCGCAGATGATGAAAGATCTTTGCAGCGGATCGATCGAAGGGTTAAACAATGCCAAGCTCATGATCAACAGCATCAGCACGCTGATTGCGAACACGGAAGCGGCCAGCACGATGGCCAGCATGTTCGACGCCGAGGAACTGGATAACGCCAGCGTGCTCCACGCGCTCAATGTCGGCACCATGTCCATGATGGTGGCTCGCCACTTCAAGATCGACGAGGAGGACCTTCGCCTCATCGGCATGGCCGGCCTCTTGCACGATATCGGGGAACGGCGAATCCCCCTCCGCATCGTGAGAAACCGTTCTCGGCTTTCCCGCGTCGAGATGCAGGAATACCAGCGCCACCCGCAATTTGCCGTCGACATGTTGAAGCAGTTCCCAAGCTTCCCCGAGGAGGTCCTGGATATCATCCGAAATCACCATGAGCGGCTGGACGGATCCGGTTATCCGAACAAACTCAAGGCCGAGCAGATCCCTCTTCCGACCAGAATCGTGAGCGCCGTCGAACACTACGATTCCTGCATCAACAATCAAGAAGCCGAACAAGCGATGTCACCGGCCGAAGCACTCGCGCACATGTACAAGAATCAGAAACACCTCTTCGCTTCGGAAGTGGTGGTCGCGATGATCCAAACCTTCGGGGTCTACCCGCCCGGCACCGTCGTCGCGTTGACGGACGGTACCTTTGGGCTGGTGCTCAACATCAATCTGGAATTGCGCCTCAAGCCGCTCATCCTGGCTTATAACCCGGCATCGCCGAAGGGTCGGCCTGAGATCGTGGACCTGGCGCAGGTCGGGGATCGCTCAATCGTCAGGGCGCTCTCCAAGAACGAGCTTCCGCAGGAGATCAAGGAGTACCTCCAGCTCAAACGTTGGACCGGATATTTCATCCAGTCGTCCATACACACCATCCAGGAACAAGCCGCCTGA
- a CDS encoding B12-binding domain-containing radical SAM protein has translation MASPRVLLLIPPLTQLNTPYPSTAYLTGFLRSRGYEAAQADLGIEMVLRIFCRSGLERAFAAIKTDSQTWPGEVQQLLALETAYLDTIDPVIAFLQGQDERLAQHLARPGMLPEGPRFSSESRPQNPGARPSPADLARHRATLYLEDLTDLLHHTIAPSLSLNRYAESLLQSTASFGPIDEALQAPPDLTAELLIDCLREQLDRIDPDLVCLTVPFPGNLIGALRLAQAVKRLRPHARIAMGGGYVNTELRRIRDPRIFAYVDFVTLDDGERPLLCLLEYLAGHRPAERLRRTFMLGDGQVVFRDGSSEPDFSMDEIGTPTYQGLPLSRYLSIVDSFNPMHRLWSEGHWNKLTVAHGCYWKQCTFCDVGLDYIGRYDQAPTARLVERIESLIEETGQRGFHFVDEAAPPAALKSLALTLLERGLTISWWGNIRFEEAFTPDLARLLAASGCIALTAGLEAASDRLLEQMKKGITVDQTARVAAAFRDAGILVHAYLMYGCPGETLQEAVDSLERVRQLFRQGLLQSAFWHRFTATAHSPIGLAPAAAGIRILGPKFEGFAENDLRHHDPTGACPAWLGDGLRAAVMNYMEQAGLTLPIARWFDRRIPVPRVPRNWLHRALTAASPLEERAERRCVWLGAAPILEQQSQSRSRLILPTRSEDCCVSLPPEEAEWLAGLVQEATPKRKQAGQEYPRLSELRSRFPGRGRRTFARFCETEGWKEARRVGLILV, from the coding sequence ATGGCTTCCCCTCGTGTGCTGCTGCTGATTCCGCCGCTGACGCAGCTCAACACCCCCTATCCCTCGACCGCTTATCTGACGGGATTTCTGCGCTCACGCGGCTATGAGGCCGCACAGGCCGATCTTGGGATCGAAATGGTGCTCCGGATATTCTGCCGATCCGGCTTGGAGCGGGCCTTCGCCGCAATCAAAACCGACTCGCAAACCTGGCCGGGGGAAGTGCAGCAACTGCTCGCGCTCGAGACCGCGTACCTCGATACGATCGATCCGGTCATCGCCTTCCTCCAGGGACAGGATGAGCGATTGGCGCAACACTTGGCGAGACCGGGCATGCTACCCGAAGGACCACGGTTTTCATCCGAGTCTCGCCCCCAGAATCCCGGCGCCCGCCCGTCACCTGCCGATCTCGCCCGCCACCGTGCCACGCTATATCTGGAAGACCTGACCGACCTGCTCCACCACACGATCGCACCGTCCCTCTCGCTCAACCGCTATGCGGAGAGCCTGCTGCAATCCACCGCCTCCTTCGGCCCCATCGACGAGGCGCTGCAGGCTCCGCCCGACTTGACCGCCGAACTGCTGATCGACTGCCTACGCGAGCAGCTCGACCGCATCGATCCGGACCTGGTCTGTCTGACCGTCCCGTTTCCGGGCAACCTGATCGGCGCGTTGCGCCTGGCTCAGGCCGTGAAACGCCTTCGCCCCCACGCTCGCATCGCCATGGGCGGGGGATATGTGAATACGGAACTGCGGCGCATCCGTGACCCGCGCATCTTCGCCTACGTCGACTTCGTGACTCTCGACGACGGCGAACGCCCCCTCTTGTGCCTGCTCGAATATCTGGCCGGACATCGTCCGGCTGAGCGGCTGCGACGAACCTTCATGCTTGGCGACGGGCAAGTCGTCTTCCGGGACGGATCTTCGGAGCCCGACTTTTCCATGGACGAGATCGGCACTCCCACCTACCAGGGTCTTCCCCTCTCCCGATACCTGTCGATCGTCGACAGCTTCAATCCCATGCACCGTCTCTGGTCGGAGGGGCACTGGAACAAACTCACGGTGGCCCACGGCTGCTACTGGAAACAATGTACGTTCTGCGACGTCGGCCTCGACTACATCGGCCGGTACGACCAGGCCCCGACCGCGAGACTCGTAGAACGGATCGAGTCGTTGATCGAGGAAACCGGGCAGCGGGGATTCCATTTCGTCGACGAAGCGGCGCCGCCGGCGGCATTGAAGTCTCTTGCCCTCACGCTGCTGGAGCGGGGGCTCACGATCTCCTGGTGGGGCAACATACGATTTGAGGAAGCCTTCACCCCCGACTTGGCTCGCCTGCTGGCCGCGTCCGGCTGCATCGCCCTGACGGCCGGATTGGAAGCGGCATCCGACCGCTTACTCGAACAGATGAAGAAGGGCATCACGGTCGATCAAACCGCCCGGGTTGCGGCGGCGTTTCGCGATGCCGGCATTCTCGTCCATGCCTATCTCATGTATGGTTGCCCGGGCGAAACCCTGCAGGAAGCGGTTGATTCCCTCGAGCGAGTACGCCAGCTCTTCCGACAGGGTCTGCTGCAATCGGCCTTCTGGCACCGCTTCACCGCCACGGCGCATAGTCCGATCGGCCTCGCCCCCGCCGCTGCGGGCATTCGTATCCTTGGGCCAAAGTTTGAAGGGTTTGCGGAAAACGATCTGCGCCATCATGACCCGACCGGCGCCTGTCCTGCCTGGCTCGGGGACGGATTGCGGGCAGCGGTCATGAACTACATGGAACAAGCGGGACTGACCCTCCCCATCGCCCGTTGGTTCGACCGTCGCATTCCGGTCCCGCGCGTACCGAGGAATTGGCTGCACCGGGCATTGACCGCCGCAAGCCCCCTTGAGGAGCGGGCGGAACGACGTTGTGTGTGGTTGGGAGCGGCGCCGATTCTGGAGCAGCAGAGCCAGTCACGTTCGCGGCTCATTCTTCCCACGAGGTCGGAAGACTGCTGTGTGTCGTTGCCTCCGGAGGAAGCTGAGTGGCTTGCGGGCCTGGTGCAGGAGGCGACTCCGAAACGGAAACAGGCCGGCCAGGAGTACCCACGGCTCAGCGAACTTCGCAGTCGGTTTCCCGGACGAGGCCGGCGGACGTTTGCCCGGTTCTGCGAGACGGAGGGCTGGAAAGAGGCCCGTCGGGTCGGATTGATACTTGTTTGA
- a CDS encoding peroxiredoxin, which produces MALRLGDEAPNFTAETTEGKITFHEWLGSNWGILFSHPKDYTPVCTTELGYMARIKGEFEKRGVKVLAISVDPLEDHRGWTKDINETQNCTVSYPLIADPEKKVAMLYDMIHPNALDNMTVRSVFVIGPDKKIKLMLTYPASCGRNFDELLRVVDSLQLTAKYKVATPVNWKDGQDCIITPAVSDAEAKTLFPKGFKSVKPYLRLTPQPNK; this is translated from the coding sequence ATGGCACTACGATTGGGCGATGAAGCCCCAAATTTTACCGCGGAGACGACCGAGGGGAAGATCACGTTTCACGAGTGGCTGGGAAGCAATTGGGGGATTCTATTTTCCCATCCCAAGGACTATACGCCGGTCTGTACGACAGAACTGGGCTACATGGCGCGCATCAAGGGTGAGTTCGAAAAGCGGGGCGTGAAGGTGCTGGCCATCAGCGTAGATCCCTTGGAAGACCACCGGGGATGGACCAAGGACATCAACGAAACCCAGAACTGCACGGTCAGCTATCCGCTGATCGCGGATCCGGAGAAGAAGGTGGCCATGTTGTACGACATGATCCACCCCAACGCGCTGGACAACATGACGGTCCGCTCGGTATTCGTGATCGGGCCGGACAAAAAGATCAAGCTGATGCTGACCTATCCGGCCTCTTGCGGCCGAAATTTCGATGAGTTGTTGCGGGTCGTAGACAGCCTCCAATTGACGGCGAAGTACAAGGTGGCGACGCCGGTCAATTGGAAGGATGGACAGGATTGCATCATCACCCCGGCGGTGAGCGATGCGGAAGCCAAGACGCTGTTCCCGAAGGGGTTCAAGTCCGTGAAGCCGTATCTCCGTCTCACCCCGCAGCCGAACAAGTAG
- a CDS encoding pentapeptide repeat-containing protein: protein MENPRVPKSTLRITVDPMYQLLREGCITEFNAKKSSGERVDLRSCDMRGLDLRGLEADGLDFSDCYFRQADLRGVDFRKARLEGASINAAKISGTYFPQELTAGEIELSLLHGTRMRYQPKN, encoded by the coding sequence ATGGAAAATCCTCGCGTGCCCAAATCCACCCTGCGCATAACCGTCGACCCGATGTATCAATTGCTTCGGGAAGGCTGCATCACCGAATTCAACGCCAAGAAATCATCCGGTGAACGAGTGGACCTGCGCAGTTGCGATATGCGAGGCCTGGACTTGCGCGGGTTGGAGGCAGACGGGCTCGACTTCAGCGATTGCTACTTCCGCCAAGCCGACCTGCGTGGGGTAGATTTCCGAAAGGCCCGGCTCGAAGGGGCCAGCATCAACGCGGCCAAGATTTCTGGAACCTATTTCCCCCAGGAATTGACCGCCGGCGAGATCGAATTGTCGCTACTCCACGGCACCCGCATGCGGTATCAGCCGAAAAACTAA